AAAGCCAACGCCGGTATCGATGGAATAGGTTCCCGTTCCGTCCAGATTGATGGAAAGAGAAATGTCGGTTTCATTGGTTTTACGAGTGATCGATGCTGTTCGCATGAAGGCATTCCTTCGCTAAGTTCATTGCACCTTTATAAATTAGGCCATCGTTATGTATCAGGGCGCCGTTTACAAATCCATAGCGAGTATCGTCCAAAATGCAATTGAGAAGAGCCTATCTTTCAGGTTTTAGTCTCATTGTTGACGGAATACCAATGAAAGCTGGCCTTAATGGCTCAAATTGATCAAAAGCCTTGCATTCGTCTTTCAATCGAAGCCAGATTGAAAATCGTTCAGTGATGCTTACATCTGATTAAACCAATGCGGATTATAAAGCTTGATCTGCTGACCCACACGGCTCGTGCAGAGCGAGCAAGATGATGGAAAATTTTATTCATGACAGAACAGTCTTCTAACAATTCGGCTTTTCCCGGCTGGCGCGGAACCACCATTCTGACCGTTCGCAAGGGCGGCAAGGTTGTTGTCGCAGGCGACGGACAGGTTAGCCTTGGACAGACAGTTATCAAAGGCAATGCCCGCAAGGTGCGCCCTTTGGGCAAGGGCAATGTGATATCCGGTTTTGCTGGTGCAACAGCTGATGCCTTCACGCTGTTTGAACGCCTTGAAGCAAAGCTTGAGCAATATCCCGACCAGTTGACCCGGGCCTGCGTGGATATGGCCAAGGATTGGCGTACAGACCGCTATTTGCGCCGTCTGGAGGCCATGATGATTGTTGCCGACAAGGATGTATCCCTCGTCTTGACGGGCACCGGTGATGTGCTGGAACCGGAAAACGGGGTAACCGCCATTGGCTCAGGTGGCAACTATGCGCTTGCTGCAGCGCGTGCCCTGATGGACACGGACATGGACGCCGAGGCTATTGCCCGCAAGGCCATGGCTATCGCCGCAGAGATTTGCATTTACACCAATGACAACCTCACAATCGAAATACTCGATGCCAGCAAGTAGGCATCTTTCTTGACCAAAGGCTGCTTTGAGCAGAGCTTTTCCAATATGCTCAAAATGAGGTAACCGGTGGTGCAAGAAAATTCAGGTCTGACGACAGTCAGCACCTCCCAGGAGATACAAGTATGACCGATTTTTCCCCTCGCGAAATTGTTTCCGAGCTGGATCGCTTTATCGTAGGCCAGAAGGACGCTAAACGAGCAGTAGCGATTGCTCTTCGAAACCGTTGGCGTCGGCAACAATTGGATGATGACCTCAGAGAAGAGGTATTGCCCAAGAATATCCTTATGATCGGACCAACAGGCGTGGGCAAAACCGAGATTTCCCGTCGCTTGGCCAAACTGGCCAATGCACCTTTCATAAAGATTGAAGCAACCAAATTTACTGAAGTCGGTTACGTCGGCCGCGACGTCGATCAGATCGTGCGTGATCTCATAGAAAGCGGTATTTCGCTTACGCGGGAAAAGAGACGCAAGGACGTGCAAGCCAAGGCGCATAGCGCCGCTGAGGAGCGCGTTTTGGATGCTCTGGTGGGGCCGGGGGCCGGTCCCTCGACGCGGGACAGTTTCCGCAAGAAACTGCGCGATGGTTTGCTCGACGAGAAAGAAATCGATATCGAAGTCAAGGACAACAGCTCTCCAATGTCCTCCTTTGAGATCCCCGGCATGCCCGGTGGTTCCATGGGAGTGATGAATCTTTCCGATATGTTCGGCAAAGCATTCGGTGGTCGCACCAAGCAACGCAAGATCAACGTCAAGGATTCCTACGAGTTGCTGATCACTGAAGAGTCCGACAAGCTTCTGGACGAAGATAAAATAATTTCGGAAGCGATATCATTGGTGGAAAATAGCG
This window of the uncultured Cohaesibacter sp. genome carries:
- the hslV gene encoding ATP-dependent protease subunit HslV, which gives rise to MTEQSSNNSAFPGWRGTTILTVRKGGKVVVAGDGQVSLGQTVIKGNARKVRPLGKGNVISGFAGATADAFTLFERLEAKLEQYPDQLTRACVDMAKDWRTDRYLRRLEAMMIVADKDVSLVLTGTGDVLEPENGVTAIGSGGNYALAAARALMDTDMDAEAIARKAMAIAAEICIYTNDNLTIEILDASK
- the hslU gene encoding ATP-dependent protease ATPase subunit HslU, with translation MTDFSPREIVSELDRFIVGQKDAKRAVAIALRNRWRRQQLDDDLREEVLPKNILMIGPTGVGKTEISRRLAKLANAPFIKIEATKFTEVGYVGRDVDQIVRDLIESGISLTREKRRKDVQAKAHSAAEERVLDALVGPGAGPSTRDSFRKKLRDGLLDEKEIDIEVKDNSSPMSSFEIPGMPGGSMGVMNLSDMFGKAFGGRTKQRKINVKDSYELLITEESDKLLDEDKIISEAISLVENSGIVFLDEIDKICAREGRGGADVSREGVQRDLLPLIEGTTVTTKYGPVKTDHILFIASGAFHVSKPSDLLPELQGRLPIRVELRALTREDFEAILTDTEANLPKQYSALLATEDVTLSFTEDAIESIADIAVELNSTVENIGARRLQTVMEKILEDISFEAPDRGGDSIEITGAFVREHVGELAKNTDLSRYIL